One window of the Acaryochloris sp. CCMEE 5410 genome contains the following:
- a CDS encoding ATP-binding protein, with protein MARSLRVTIDNLPKVKLALQRNGYPSQKTFAADIGPSLSTVKNFLGGKPIDYENFREICDQLGLDWQAIAYTESPSALDAPSVALEASPFITGAPIHHPRHFFGRERQLKRCFALLKHHPLQNMAIMAPRRSGKTSFLRYLATITTTAADQLRPHQKQNWLPRPELYNWIFVDFQDARMSSQDKLLGHLLSALRLPVPDALDLDGFMDRVSGAVHQPTVILLDEIGVGLQRCPELDDAFWESLRSLATNQTAGNLAFVISAPETPMELAQNGGFSSPFFNIFGYSTTLAPWQQQDTLELMASSPIPFTDADQAWICQQSGGWPFLAQILCSERLFALENDETGTAWQAEGLKQIEPYRYLLDQT; from the coding sequence ATGGCACGATCCCTGCGCGTCACCATCGACAACTTGCCGAAAGTGAAACTGGCTTTGCAACGGAACGGGTATCCCAGTCAAAAGACCTTCGCCGCCGATATTGGCCCATCCCTCTCAACCGTCAAGAATTTTCTGGGAGGGAAACCCATTGACTACGAGAACTTCCGCGAAATCTGTGATCAATTGGGGTTGGATTGGCAAGCGATTGCCTACACAGAGTCCCCATCGGCACTGGATGCTCCATCCGTTGCTCTGGAAGCGTCACCGTTTATCACCGGGGCACCCATTCATCATCCCCGTCATTTCTTTGGTCGAGAAAGACAGCTCAAACGCTGCTTCGCTTTGCTCAAACACCATCCATTGCAGAATATGGCGATTATGGCTCCACGACGGTCGGGCAAAACCTCTTTTCTCCGCTACCTGGCGACCATCACCACGACTGCAGCAGATCAACTGCGACCCCACCAAAAGCAGAATTGGTTGCCACGTCCAGAACTCTATAACTGGATTTTTGTCGATTTTCAAGATGCCCGCATGTCCAGTCAGGATAAACTACTGGGCCATTTACTATCGGCCCTCAGACTGCCGGTTCCTGATGCCCTGGATTTAGATGGCTTTATGGATCGGGTCAGTGGTGCCGTCCATCAGCCCACCGTCATCCTGCTAGACGAGATTGGGGTGGGTTTGCAGCGGTGTCCTGAGCTAGACGATGCCTTTTGGGAAAGCCTCCGATCGTTAGCCACGAATCAAACGGCAGGTAATCTGGCCTTTGTGATCTCTGCCCCAGAAACTCCTATGGAACTGGCCCAAAACGGTGGCTTCAGCTCGCCCTTTTTCAATATCTTTGGCTATTCCACGACATTAGCCCCTTGGCAGCAGCAAGATACCTTAGAGCTAATGGCGAGTTCACCGATTCCCTTTACGGACGCGGATCAAGCTTGGATTTGCCAGCAGAGCGGGGGCTGGCCGTTCCTGGCTCAAATTTTATGTTCTGAACGGTTGTTTGCCTTAGAAAATGACGAAACCGGGACAGCATGGCAAGCCGAAGGGTTGAAACAGATTGAACCCTATCGATATTTGTTGGATCAGACATAA
- a CDS encoding acyl-CoA desaturase, producing the protein MNTAHDIARIQACDRNVDPCLGQVRWSPQKSAWISSMYLAALIGGPLTFSGDAFLLFAVTSVITLCAGHSVGMHRRLIHNSFDCPQWLEQAMVYCGTLMGFAGPFSIIRMHELRDWAQRQPHCHDYFASRQNLCKDWFWLLHCDLYLRYPPAIHYERRVATNAFYKWLEKTRFLQQMPWGMVFYVIGGWPWVVWGICVRVSVCITGHWLVGYFAHRWGHRDWHIDGAGVQGYNVPGLGLLTMGECWHNNHHAFPNSARLGHGPHQADPGWWLIRCLQMLGLAWNIQRPQDVEINPRLKTLELSRNK; encoded by the coding sequence ATGAACACTGCCCATGATATCGCCAGAATTCAAGCTTGCGATCGCAACGTTGATCCTTGCTTAGGTCAAGTCCGTTGGTCTCCCCAAAAATCAGCTTGGATCAGCAGCATGTATTTAGCAGCGCTAATCGGTGGACCCTTGACCTTCTCAGGGGATGCATTTCTATTGTTTGCCGTCACCAGCGTGATCACCCTCTGTGCGGGGCATTCCGTGGGTATGCATCGTCGCTTAATTCATAACAGTTTTGACTGCCCCCAATGGCTAGAACAGGCCATGGTCTACTGCGGCACCTTGATGGGCTTCGCAGGACCATTTTCGATTATCCGTATGCATGAGTTGCGGGACTGGGCGCAACGACAACCCCACTGTCATGATTATTTTGCCAGCCGCCAGAACCTCTGCAAAGACTGGTTTTGGCTGTTGCATTGCGATCTATATCTGCGGTATCCACCAGCCATCCACTATGAAAGACGGGTTGCAACCAACGCCTTCTACAAATGGTTAGAAAAAACTCGATTTTTACAGCAGATGCCTTGGGGAATGGTGTTTTACGTGATTGGGGGCTGGCCTTGGGTAGTCTGGGGAATCTGCGTCCGCGTAAGTGTTTGTATCACGGGGCACTGGCTTGTGGGCTACTTTGCCCATCGGTGGGGCCATCGTGATTGGCATATTGATGGCGCAGGGGTCCAAGGCTATAACGTCCCAGGTTTGGGACTGCTCACCATGGGGGAATGTTGGCACAATAATCACCATGCTTTTCCCAATTCAGCCCGGTTGGGGCATGGTCCTCATCAAGCAGATCCAGGTTGGTGGCTGATTCGTTGTTTACAAATGTTGGGTTTGGCCTGGAATATTCAACGACCCCAGGATGTTGAAATCAATCCAAGGCTGAAAACCCTGGAACTCAGCAGAAATAAGTGA
- a CDS encoding DUF4259 domain-containing protein — protein sequence MGAWAENTFGNDSACDWAGSFLDNPGLPMVKSAITAVLNTDAYLDSDEACNCLAACEVLARLQGKWGLRDVYSEELDKWVEANLTAVPHDLKAAADSAIERILGPGSELPELWDDGGRNDVWHDAIDDLRKRIWG from the coding sequence ATGGGAGCATGGGCCGAAAATACGTTTGGAAATGATAGTGCATGTGATTGGGCTGGATCATTCCTTGATAATCCTGGATTACCCATGGTTAAGTCTGCCATCACAGCCGTTCTTAATACCGATGCCTATCTCGATAGCGACGAAGCATGTAATTGTCTTGCAGCCTGTGAAGTGCTCGCCCGTCTACAAGGAAAATGGGGATTGCGTGATGTATATAGTGAAGAGCTTGATAAATGGGTAGAGGCGAATTTGACAGCCGTTCCTCATGATCTCAAGGCGGCAGCCGATTCGGCAATCGAGAGAATTCTTGGACCCGGTTCCGAACTGCCGGAACTTTGGGATGACGGAGGTCGAAACGATGTTTGGCACGATGCGATTGACGATCTTCGCAAACGTATTTGGGGCTAA
- a CDS encoding PIN domain-containing protein — protein MAQYLLDTNIVLRFSNPSDTLHNLATEAVATLLAQGDECYLTAQVLIELWVVATRPVDVNGLGWSIEQTQNVMIQLLDRFPMAKETAQIFPEWLKLVTDNQIKGKRTHDARIAAVMMASNINRILTLNSRDFLGIPDIMVVHPQAVIDEATATE, from the coding sequence GTGGCTCAATATCTGCTGGACACCAATATTGTTCTCAGGTTTAGCAATCCATCTGATACTCTGCACAACTTGGCAACGGAAGCTGTGGCGACTTTGCTAGCACAGGGAGATGAGTGCTATCTCACAGCCCAAGTCTTGATCGAGTTATGGGTTGTTGCGACACGACCAGTGGATGTCAATGGATTGGGATGGTCAATTGAGCAAACACAAAATGTCATGATTCAACTATTGGATCGCTTCCCAATGGCAAAGGAAACAGCTCAGATTTTTCCTGAGTGGTTAAAGTTGGTCACTGACAACCAAATCAAAGGTAAACGAACTCATGATGCTCGTATCGCTGCTGTGATGATGGCTTCAAATATCAACCGTATCCTAACGCTGAATTCTAGGGATTTCTTGGGTATCCCAGATATTATGGTTGTGCATCCTCAAGCAGTTATTGATGAGGCTACCGCAACTGAATAG
- a CDS encoding class I SAM-dependent methyltransferase → MAHSALTLPYFDLILKQLDQGDAIFEQAFGRHVHWGYWANPDQATYTAKDYGAAAEQMSVEIYSAAQVQDHQTILDVGCGVGGTLASLNERFTNVNLLGLNLDERQLAYARQMVTARPENTIEFHQGNACSLPFADQSVDAVLAVECIFHFQDRKQFLQEALRVLKPGGWLAISDFAPFEMEGWPAFFWQSNSVFPSFYGAFDITYTLQKYRVLSEQVGFGAMQSRDVTQNTLPTYGFFQRLPLAIEISPDLLPAIAQTLLLEGTSRLGLLRYMILSWQKPLL, encoded by the coding sequence ATGGCACATTCAGCACTGACGCTTCCCTATTTCGATCTGATTCTGAAACAACTCGATCAGGGCGACGCTATTTTTGAACAAGCTTTTGGTCGCCATGTGCATTGGGGCTATTGGGCCAATCCAGATCAAGCTACCTATACAGCCAAGGATTATGGGGCCGCAGCCGAGCAAATGAGTGTTGAAATTTATTCTGCGGCTCAGGTTCAAGACCATCAAACTATTTTGGATGTGGGGTGTGGCGTAGGGGGAACCTTAGCTAGCTTGAATGAGCGTTTTACGAACGTAAATTTGTTGGGACTGAATCTGGATGAACGTCAGTTAGCCTATGCCCGACAGATGGTGACTGCTCGGCCAGAAAACACCATTGAATTTCACCAAGGGAATGCTTGTTCGCTGCCCTTTGCGGATCAATCGGTGGATGCGGTGTTAGCGGTTGAATGTATTTTTCACTTTCAAGATCGCAAGCAATTTTTGCAGGAAGCGTTGCGGGTGCTTAAACCGGGGGGGTGGTTGGCAATTTCTGATTTTGCGCCGTTTGAAATGGAAGGATGGCCTGCTTTTTTCTGGCAGTCAAATTCTGTCTTTCCTAGTTTCTATGGGGCGTTTGATATTACTTACACCCTCCAAAAATATCGGGTGCTGTCTGAGCAGGTTGGCTTTGGGGCAATGCAGTCTAGGGATGTGACTCAAAATACGCTGCCTACCTATGGATTTTTTCAGCGACTGCCCCTGGCTATTGAGATTTCACCGGATTTGTTACCTGCGATCGCACAAACGCTACTGCTCGAAGGAACCAGTCGTTTAGGCCTACTGCGCTATATGATTTTGTCATGGCAAAAGCCGCTGTTGTAA